The genomic interval GACCATCTCGTCGTTGTTGACGATCGCCGCGGGGATGCGGTGGATGCCGTCCTCGGTGTCGGCGAGTGACGCCATCGTGAGCCCCGCGAACGCGAGCGGCACGACGGCCGCGGCGATGAGGGCGACGAGACGCCACGGCCGCCGGACGCGCGTGGGCTGGGTGCTGTCCTGGCTCATCGGTGTGCTCCTTCTGCGAGCTCGGCCGGGCGGAACGCAGCCGCGGGCCGGGAGAGTGCGGGGATCTCGGCGCGATCCGCTTTCGCGGCTCCGAGGATGACGGTGGTGCCGGCGGGGGCGAGGCGGTCGACGGCGGCGAGGAAGCCGGCGCCGCCATCCGTGCCCGGCAGCGGGTCGACGGAGTCGATCACGACGACGGGGGTGTGCTCGCTGAGGGCGAGGCCGACGGTCGCGATGGCCCGCTCGAGCGGCGGGAGGGCGCCGAGCGGGGTGCGCCAGGTGACGGCCACGTTCGAGCCTGAAGCGCGGACGACGTCCTGGATGCGGGCCACCCACGACACGGCGCGACGGTGGGCGCGGGAGCTGCGGCCGGTGACACGCAGACGCTCCTCGAGCAGCTCGCCGAGCGAGGCATCGACATCGCGCGCGCCTCCCCCGAACTCCGCGAACGACACGAGACGCTCCACGCGTCCGGCTTCGCTCGGGATGGGCCGACCGACCACCTGCGCGCGACCTTCGATGGCGGGCAGGCGCCCGGCGACGGTCGCCGTGAGCACGCGACGTCGTGCGGCATCGCCGCCGACGAGCGCGATCGAACCCGCCGCGATGGATCCCCGATACGGCCCGGCGGTGGCACCCTCCGCACCGACGACGATCGCGTCGAGCGTGACCGCCTCCCCGGCGCTCGCGCGCGTCTGCGCCCACGCCACATCATCGAGGTGGGCGCGCAGGCCCATCCCCTCGACGTCGACGTTCGGCAGCAGGCGGTCGAGCCACTTCGGCAGGTACCAGGCGCTGCGTCCGAAGAGCGCCATCACGGCAGGCACGAGGGTCATGCGGATGAGGAACGCGTCGATCGCGACACCCACGGCGAGACCCAGTGCGATGACCTTGATGACGGATGCGCCCTCCGGCACGAACGCCGCGAACACGAAGAACATGATGAGGGCTGCCGCGGTGACGACGCGCGCCGCCTCCGAGAAGCCGCGCACGATCGCCTGCTTCGGCGGCGCTCCATGGATGAACGCCTCGCGCATGCCCGACACGAGGAACACCTCGTAGTCCATCGCGAGTCCGAACAGGATCGCCATGAGCAGGATCGGCATGAAGCTGAGGATCGGGCCGGGCACGGCGTGCAGCGCCTCGGCGCCCCAGCCCCACTGGAATACGGCGACGACGATGCCGAACGACGCGAGCACGCTCAGCAGGTAGCCGAGGGCGGCCTTTATGGGCACCACGATCGAGCGGAAGACGAGCATCAGGAGGATCACCGAGAGCCCGATGACGACGAGGCCGAAGGGCAGCAGGGCGCCGTTGAGCTGGCTCGAGATGTCGATCGCGACAGCCGTGGCGCCCGTGACCGAGATGGGGGTGCCGTAGCGCTCCTCGATGCCGGGGGCGAGGTCGCGGATGGCGTGCACGAGCTCGGTCGTCGCGGGATCCGACGGACCTGTCTCGGGGATGACCTGGATGATCGCGGTGTCGACGGTGGGGTTGGGGATCGGCGAGCCGACGAAGTCGACGCCGTCGAGCTCGGCCACCTCGGCGGCGATCGCGTCCAGGTCCTCGAAGATGTCGGTCGTCTGGGTGATGTCGACGGCGATCACGAGGGGGCCGTTGCGGCCGGGACCGAACGCCTCCTCGGTGAGGTCGTGAGCGCGGCGCGCGGTGTTGTCTTCGGTCATCGAGCTGCCGTCGGGCAGGGCGAGCGCGAGGTCGGCGGCGGGCACGGCGGCGACGCCGAGCAGCGCGACCACGCCGATGATGAACACGACGGGTGCCTTGACGACGAGGCCCACCCAGCGCTCGCCCATGGTCTTCTTCGTCGGCGCGGAGGCGGAGGCGGAGTGCTCGGCGACGGCGCGCTGGGGGTCGGCGTGCTCGGCGACGGCGCGGCGAGCCGCGCGCGAACCGGGCTTCGGGATGAGGCGCTCCCCCAGCAGACCCATGATCGCGGGAAGCAGGGTGAGCGCTGCGAGCATCGCCATGAACACCGCGACGGCGGCGGTGACGCCCATGAGGCCGAGGAACGGGATGCCCACGATGAGCAGGCCCACGAGCGCGATCATGACCGTCACGCCTGCGAAGACGACGGATCCGCCCGCGGTCGCGACGGAGGTCGCTGCCGACTCCTCGGGATCGACGCCGCGGGCCAGCTGGGTGCGGTGCCGCGAGAGGATGAAGAGCGCGTAGTCGATGCCGACCGCGAGGCCGATCATGAGCGCGAGCATGGGGGTCGCCGTGGAGAGCGTCATGAAGGCAGCAAGGCCGAGCACCCCGCCCATCGAGACGCCGAGCGCGACGATCGCGGTGAGCAGCGGGAGGCCTGCCGCGAGCAGCGAGCCGAATGTCACAAGCAGCACGACGGCCGCGAACAGCACGCCGATCACCTCGATGACCGTGAGGCCGAACGTCGTGTTCTGGAAGACCATGCCGCCGTATTCGACGACCACCTCATCCGAGGCGATCTGGTTCCCGATCTCCTGCAGCTCGTCGAGGGTCGCATCCGAGACCTGCTCTGACGAGTCCGTCATCTGGATCTGCACCACGGCGGTGCGGTGATCGTCGCTGACGGCGTTCGTGGCGTACTCGTCGAAGGGCGACAGCGCCTGGGCGACGTCATCCATGTCGTTCAGGTCGGCGACCATCGCGTCGATGTCGTCGACGATCGCTCCCTCATCGACGACGCCGTCGGGCACGTGCACGACGAGCTGCACGCTGGCGCCCGCCGTCTGAGGGAAGACCGCGGCGAGGCGGTCGATGGCGTCCTGCGATTCGGTTCCGGGGATCTTGTACGAGTCCTGCATGGTGCCGCCGAGCGCGACAGCACCACCGAGCACGAGGGCGGCGAGCGCGAGCCACGAGAGCACGACCGCGAGCCCGTGCCGGTAGGAGAAGCGCCCGAGGCGCGAGAGCAGGATGGCCATGACGGGGTCCTTAGGCGGCTGGGGCGAGCAGCTCGCCGAGGATGCGGATGAGGGAGGCGCGGAGATCCGCGTCGTCGGGGGCGCCCGTCCGGTGCAGCTGTCCCATCTGCGCGAGCAGGTAGGCGGCCCCGCCGAGGGCGATCGCGAAGCGAACGTGGTCATCCAGCGAGCGATGCGATCGCTCGTCGGCGATCCGCTCCATGATCTCCTGGGCCTGCTGCACGATGGGCAGGTCGCCGAGCACGCCCGACTGGGTCACGAAGATCTGCGCGGAGAGTCGGTTGCGCATGAGGAAGTCGACGAAGTCGGAGAGGTAGGCGACGCGCTCTGCGGTGTCGCCCGAGAGCGCGGCCGTGCGCGGCACGAACGTGCGCAGCTCGTCGAGTGCGGGTGCCAGCACGGCTTCGAGGAGGGCTTCCTTCGAGCTGTAGTGGTACAGCACGCTCGCCTTGGAGACGCCGGCGCGGTCGGCGACGTCCTGGATGGAGGTGCCGAGGTAGCCGGCGGCAGCGAACTGCTCGAGTGCGGCGGTGCGCAGGTCGGTGGCTGTCGTCTGCATGCATCCGAGGCTAGTTGACCGCTCGGTCAGGTTTTGACCAAGCGGTCAGACCAGGAGCGAATTCCCAGCAACGTCAACCCCCTCGCGGTGCCCGGATGCGGGGTACTAGCGTGGGAGGCGACCCAACAAGGAGGCCCCGTGCGCAAGTTCCTGTTCAACGGCAGCGTGATCAGCTCGCTCTTCGGCGCCGTCGGCGTCATCAAAGCGACTCAGCACGGCCCGCGCGACTGGCGCCTGGCGCTCATGTGGATCGCGTGGGGATGCTCCGTCGCGATCGCCGTCGGCACGGTCGCCAAGGAATCCAAGCGCGACGAGATCGAATGGTGACCTCCCGCACCTGAAGCGGGACGCCATCCGGATCCGACGAAGGCCCCGACTCCCCCGAGTCGGCGGCCTTCGCTCAGTCAGTTCGCGGCTGTGCGGCGCGCGCGGCGGGCGAACGCCATGAGTCCGAGGCCCAACGCGGCGATGCCGGCGAAGCCGACGAATGCCGCTGCGGGCACCTCGGCACCCGTCTCGGCGAGCGCAGGCGCGACGGCAGCCTCATCTTCGGTGGCCGCGTAGCGCAGAATCACCACACCATCCATGCCGTCGGGGTTGTCGAACGTCGCCGGCGCGCCCTGTCCCGAGCTCGGCACCGAAGCGAGGGTCCAGACACCGCCGCGTCCATACTCGGTTCCGCCGTCGGCAGACGCCGGGAACAGCTCGGAGTCGACCCCGGGAATCTGGGAGAGGAAGTACCCCGCCCCCACCGTCAGCACGTCGGTGTCGTGGTCGGCAACCCCGGCGGTCCGCGCACCCCCGCCAGCGCTCTTGAATTCTGGCTCCGACGGCTGAACGTCGTAAACCATATCCGAGCCGGAGTTCCCGGAGCCGCTCACCGTGTCGGTCGCGCCCTGTGCGGCATCAGACCCCAGCGATGTCGACTGCCCATCCTCCGATGCAGTGTCCCATTCGCCACCCGCACCCACGACGACCTCGTGGTCGACACCGAGCGCGACATCGTCGATGTACGTCACTTCGCCGCCACCGCCGCCGTAGGAATTCCACCAGTCATCCGCGCTCGGCCCATCGACGACGCCCGCCGCGCCGCCGCCCACCAGCACGGCTGAGAGCTTCGCGATGGAGTTGGGGAAGCTGTACGTCCCCGATTGAGTGATCACGATCTCGCACAGCTCGCCCCCGCTCAGAAGAGTCGACGCTGGCGTCGTCGTCGCGCACGTCGCCGCAGCGGCTGCGGGCAGCGCGCCACCAGCAGCAGCGACTCCACCCATGCCGATCGCGCCGACAGCCGCGAAACCGCGACC from Salinibacterium sp. ZJ70 carries:
- a CDS encoding MMPL family transporter produces the protein MAILLSRLGRFSYRHGLAVVLSWLALAALVLGGAVALGGTMQDSYKIPGTESQDAIDRLAAVFPQTAGASVQLVVHVPDGVVDEGAIVDDIDAMVADLNDMDDVAQALSPFDEYATNAVSDDHRTAVVQIQMTDSSEQVSDATLDELQEIGNQIASDEVVVEYGGMVFQNTTFGLTVIEVIGVLFAAVVLLVTFGSLLAAGLPLLTAIVALGVSMGGVLGLAAFMTLSTATPMLALMIGLAVGIDYALFILSRHRTQLARGVDPEESAATSVATAGGSVVFAGVTVMIALVGLLIVGIPFLGLMGVTAAVAVFMAMLAALTLLPAIMGLLGERLIPKPGSRAARRAVAEHADPQRAVAEHSASASAPTKKTMGERWVGLVVKAPVVFIIGVVALLGVAAVPAADLALALPDGSSMTEDNTARRAHDLTEEAFGPGRNGPLVIAVDITQTTDIFEDLDAIAAEVAELDGVDFVGSPIPNPTVDTAIIQVIPETGPSDPATTELVHAIRDLAPGIEERYGTPISVTGATAVAIDISSQLNGALLPFGLVVIGLSVILLMLVFRSIVVPIKAALGYLLSVLASFGIVVAVFQWGWGAEALHAVPGPILSFMPILLMAILFGLAMDYEVFLVSGMREAFIHGAPPKQAIVRGFSEAARVVTAAALIMFFVFAAFVPEGASVIKVIALGLAVGVAIDAFLIRMTLVPAVMALFGRSAWYLPKWLDRLLPNVDVEGMGLRAHLDDVAWAQTRASAGEAVTLDAIVVGAEGATAGPYRGSIAAGSIALVGGDAARRRVLTATVAGRLPAIEGRAQVVGRPIPSEAGRVERLVSFAEFGGGARDVDASLGELLEERLRVTGRSSRAHRRAVSWVARIQDVVRASGSNVAVTWRTPLGALPPLERAIATVGLALSEHTPVVVIDSVDPLPGTDGGAGFLAAVDRLAPAGTTVILGAAKADRAEIPALSRPAAAFRPAELAEGAHR
- a CDS encoding TetR/AcrR family transcriptional regulator; this encodes MQTTATDLRTAALEQFAAAGYLGTSIQDVADRAGVSKASVLYHYSSKEALLEAVLAPALDELRTFVPRTAALSGDTAERVAYLSDFVDFLMRNRLSAQIFVTQSGVLGDLPIVQQAQEIMERIADERSHRSLDDHVRFAIALGGAAYLLAQMGQLHRTGAPDDADLRASLIRILGELLAPAA